One window of the Shewanella cyperi genome contains the following:
- a CDS encoding NnrS family protein, which yields MINIDEPVAKQFKPALFRLGFRPFFLFGSLFSMLALLLWLLQFSGWMTLSPHGNLLWWHGHEMLFGFVCAIIVGFLLTAVQNWTGVPGLKGWPLIALFVLWLAPRLLLLDGSLLPPLAAMILDMGFLLTAAAFMAMAVLKVKQWRNLVFVPILLLLTFFNGMSHVALMEQNPQLAQLALKGAAMVVIMVVSLLGGRVIPFFTERATQWQRTQAVPALDVAAVVLMLTLIVSLFVGVALLTQVVAVLAGLVLLVRWSRWGWRHSFSVPLLWSLHLSFVAIPLGLLLMAAKPEVSAGLHLVTVGGMGSMILAMMARVSLGHTGRTLTPPVPMSAAFGFMIAASVIRPLANLIPEAYLPLLFLSGMLWLVAFGLFIFYYGPMLMAPRVDGRPG from the coding sequence ATGATCAATATTGATGAACCCGTCGCCAAGCAATTCAAACCGGCCCTGTTCCGCCTCGGCTTCAGACCCTTCTTTCTGTTCGGCAGCCTGTTCAGCATGCTGGCCCTGCTCTTGTGGTTGCTGCAATTCAGCGGTTGGATGACCCTGTCTCCCCACGGCAATCTGCTGTGGTGGCACGGCCACGAAATGCTGTTCGGTTTTGTCTGCGCCATCATAGTCGGTTTTCTGCTGACGGCGGTGCAAAACTGGACCGGGGTTCCCGGCCTCAAGGGATGGCCCCTTATCGCGCTGTTTGTCCTCTGGCTTGCCCCGAGATTGCTGCTGCTTGATGGCAGTCTGCTACCGCCTCTTGCCGCCATGATACTGGACATGGGATTCCTGCTGACGGCCGCCGCCTTTATGGCAATGGCCGTGCTCAAGGTGAAACAATGGCGCAATCTGGTATTTGTGCCCATATTGCTGCTGCTGACCTTCTTCAACGGCATGAGTCACGTGGCCTTGATGGAGCAGAACCCGCAGCTGGCGCAATTGGCGCTCAAGGGCGCTGCCATGGTGGTGATTATGGTGGTGTCACTGCTGGGCGGACGGGTTATCCCCTTCTTCACCGAACGGGCAACCCAATGGCAAAGAACCCAGGCGGTACCGGCGTTGGATGTTGCTGCAGTGGTGCTGATGTTGACGCTTATCGTCAGCCTGTTTGTCGGAGTGGCTTTGTTGACTCAGGTAGTCGCCGTGCTGGCCGGCCTGGTCTTGCTGGTACGTTGGTCCCGTTGGGGCTGGCGACACAGCTTCAGCGTGCCTCTGCTCTGGTCCCTGCACCTGAGTTTTGTTGCCATTCCGCTGGGGTTGCTGCTGATGGCCGCCAAGCCTGAGGTGTCTGCCGGCTTGCATCTGGTCACAGTTGGCGGCATGGGCAGCATGATCCTGGCCATGATGGCTCGGGTGTCTCTGGGTCATACCGGCCGCACCCTGACGCCTCCGGTCCCCATGAGCGCCGCATTTGGCTTTATGATCGCCGCCAGTGTGATCCGTCCTTTGGCCAATCTTATTCCGGAAGCCTATCTGCCGCTGTTATTCTTGTCTGGCATGTTGTGGCTGGTGGCCTTTGGCCTGTTTATCTTCTATTACGGCCCCATGTTGATGGCCCCCAGGGTTGATGGTCGTCCGGGCTGA
- the suhB gene encoding inositol-1-monophosphatase, translating into MHPMLTIAVRAARAAGQTIMRAYTELDRVEVSVKGVNDFVTSVDKEAEAAIIYQIRKSYPDHTIVGEEKGEDRGENKDYVWIVDPLDGTTNFVRGIPHFAVSIALQYKGKTEVAVVYDPVREELFSAVRGRGAKVNDFRIRVGNGNDLNNAIIATGFPFKSRQHTESYMAILNEVFSQCADLRRAGSAALDLAYVAAGRMDGYFELGLKPWDIAAGDLICREAGGTVTDFTGGHNYLLSGNIVAGSPKATTQLVKIMRPLLNEALKR; encoded by the coding sequence ATGCATCCGATGCTGACCATCGCCGTGCGCGCCGCTCGCGCCGCCGGCCAAACTATTATGCGTGCCTACACCGAACTCGACCGCGTTGAGGTGAGTGTGAAAGGGGTGAACGATTTCGTTACCAGTGTAGACAAGGAAGCAGAAGCAGCGATTATCTATCAGATCCGCAAATCTTACCCAGACCACACCATAGTTGGTGAGGAAAAGGGTGAAGACCGCGGTGAAAACAAAGACTATGTCTGGATTGTCGATCCTCTGGATGGCACCACCAACTTCGTGCGTGGTATCCCCCATTTCGCCGTCTCCATCGCTTTGCAGTACAAGGGTAAAACCGAAGTCGCCGTGGTTTATGATCCAGTTCGCGAAGAGCTGTTCAGCGCGGTCCGTGGCCGCGGTGCCAAGGTCAACGACTTCCGTATCCGCGTCGGCAATGGCAACGATCTGAACAATGCCATCATTGCCACCGGCTTCCCATTCAAATCCCGTCAACACACTGAATCCTACATGGCCATACTGAACGAAGTATTCAGCCAGTGTGCCGATCTGCGCCGCGCAGGCTCTGCCGCCCTGGATCTGGCTTATGTGGCTGCCGGTCGTATGGATGGTTACTTTGAGCTGGGCCTCAAGCCCTGGGATATTGCTGCGGGCGATCTTATCTGCCGCGAAGCCGGTGGCACTGTCACCGACTTTACCGGTGGCCATAACTACCTGCTGTCAGGCAACATAGTGGCCGGCTCCCCCAAGGCCACCACCCAGTTGGTCAAGATCATGCGCCCCCTGCTGAACGAAGCGCTGAAGCGCTGA
- the trmJ gene encoding tRNA (cytosine(32)/uridine(32)-2'-O)-methyltransferase TrmJ: MLSNIRVILVGTSHPGNIGSTARAMKTMGLSNLYLAEPRVEPDGQSVALAAGACDILKNLVKVDSLAEAIKDCSLVIATSARSRTLDWPMLDPRQAGEKLVAEAKSGPVAIVFGRENHGLSNEELQQCNYHVFIPANPEYSSLNLAQAVQIICYETRVAHLAQEAEPQEIVEYPLVEDQERFFEHLEKTLLSTGFIIKNHPGQVMVKLRRLFSRARIESQEMNILRGILTSIDRWVEPKK; the protein is encoded by the coding sequence ATGCTGAGCAATATTCGCGTCATTCTTGTGGGCACCTCCCATCCGGGCAACATCGGTTCCACTGCCAGGGCCATGAAAACCATGGGGCTGAGCAATCTGTATCTGGCCGAGCCCAGGGTGGAGCCCGATGGTCAATCCGTGGCGCTGGCTGCTGGTGCTTGCGACATACTTAAGAACCTGGTCAAGGTGGACTCGCTGGCCGAAGCCATCAAGGATTGCTCCCTGGTGATAGCCACCAGCGCCCGCAGCCGCACCCTGGACTGGCCCATGCTCGATCCGCGCCAGGCCGGCGAAAAATTGGTTGCCGAAGCGAAATCAGGGCCCGTGGCCATAGTCTTTGGCCGTGAAAATCATGGCCTCAGCAACGAAGAGCTGCAGCAGTGCAACTATCATGTGTTTATTCCCGCCAATCCCGAGTACAGCTCCCTTAATCTGGCGCAGGCGGTACAAATCATCTGTTACGAGACCCGGGTGGCGCATTTGGCTCAGGAAGCCGAGCCGCAGGAGATAGTGGAATATCCGCTGGTGGAAGATCAGGAGCGCTTTTTCGAGCACCTTGAAAAAACCTTGTTGTCCACCGGGTTTATTATCAAGAATCACCCCGGCCAGGTCATGGTTAAACTCAGACGTCTGTTCAGCCGGGCGCGGATAGAAAGTCAGGAAATGAATATTCTCCGGGGTATTCTGACTTCGATTGATCGTTGGGTTGAACCCAAAAAGTAG
- the cysE gene encoding serine O-acetyltransferase → MGVISRLKEDIASIYHRDPAARNAFEILVNYPGMHAIWLHRISHKLWKRDWRFVARTLSTFSRWLTGVEIHPGATIGRRFFIDHGMGIVIGETAEIGDDCTLYHGVTLGGTSWNAGKRHPTLENNVVVGAGAKILGPITMHQGARVGSNSVVVKDVPADTTVVGIPGRIVTTPSPQSKETSERRNAMAKKYGFDAYAVAPDNPDPVANAIGQMLDHMHLMDSKVQELCQAVQSLGGSVCTEKLPELDVGEFSDAEMAAAEKRQHAIDEFDPII, encoded by the coding sequence ATGGGCGTCATTTCCAGACTGAAAGAAGATATTGCCTCTATTTATCACAGGGATCCCGCGGCGCGTAATGCGTTTGAGATCCTGGTGAACTATCCCGGTATGCATGCCATTTGGTTGCATCGTATCAGCCATAAGCTGTGGAAGCGGGATTGGCGTTTCGTGGCGCGCACCCTGTCGACTTTTTCCCGCTGGCTAACCGGTGTCGAGATCCATCCGGGTGCCACCATTGGGCGGAGGTTTTTTATCGATCACGGTATGGGCATAGTGATAGGGGAGACCGCCGAGATTGGCGACGATTGTACCCTGTATCATGGCGTTACCCTGGGCGGCACCAGCTGGAATGCCGGCAAACGCCATCCCACCCTGGAAAATAACGTGGTGGTGGGGGCCGGCGCCAAGATCCTCGGTCCCATTACCATGCATCAGGGCGCCAGAGTCGGTTCCAATTCAGTGGTGGTAAAGGACGTTCCAGCCGATACCACAGTGGTGGGGATCCCGGGTCGCATAGTGACCACTCCCAGTCCCCAGTCAAAGGAAACCAGCGAAAGACGCAATGCCATGGCCAAGAAATATGGCTTTGATGCCTATGCTGTGGCACCGGACAATCCGGATCCTGTGGCCAATGCGATAGGCCAGATGCTGGACCATATGCATCTGATGGATTCCAAGGTTCAGGAGCTGTGTCAGGCAGTCCAGTCATTGGGAGGCAGTGTCTGTACCGAAAAGCTGCCTGAGCTGGATGTGGGCGAGTTCAGTGACGCCGAGATGGCTGCGGCAGAAAAGCGTCAGCATGCCATCGACGAATTCGATCCCATAATCTGA
- the iscR gene encoding Fe-S cluster assembly transcriptional regulator IscR: MKLTSKGRYAVTAMLDVAIHSASGPVPLADISERQGISLSYLEQLFAKLRKQGLVASVRGPGGGYRLGLEAWEISVGMVVAAVDESVDATRCHGKGNCQGGSRCLTHSLWDDLSKQISEFLNGITLAGLMQKRDVQFISVKQDKIQMEHRVSA, encoded by the coding sequence ATGAAACTTACGTCTAAAGGCCGCTATGCAGTAACAGCCATGCTGGATGTGGCAATCCATTCCGCATCCGGTCCTGTTCCCTTGGCCGATATCTCCGAGCGTCAGGGGATTTCGCTCTCTTATCTCGAACAACTTTTTGCCAAACTGCGCAAGCAGGGATTGGTGGCCAGTGTCCGTGGTCCGGGTGGTGGTTACCGTTTGGGCCTGGAGGCCTGGGAAATTTCCGTTGGCATGGTGGTCGCTGCGGTTGACGAGTCGGTTGATGCCACTCGCTGCCATGGCAAGGGCAACTGCCAGGGCGGCAGTCGTTGCCTGACCCATTCGCTGTGGGATGATTTGAGCAAACAGATTTCTGAATTTCTCAATGGCATCACTCTGGCCGGATTGATGCAGAAGCGCGATGTACAGTTTATTTCGGTCAAACAAGATAAGATCCAAATGGAGCACAGGGTATCGGCCTGA
- a CDS encoding IscS subfamily cysteine desulfurase, which translates to MKLPIYLDYAATTPVDPRVAEKMMQFMTMDGVFGNPASRSHRYGWQAEEAVDIARAQVAELINADHREIVFTSGATESDNLAIKGVAHFYNKKGKHIITSKTEHKAVLDTCRQLEREGFEVTYLEPAANGIIPMERLEAAMRPDTILLSLMHVNNEIGVIHDIDAIGELCRSKGIIFHVDAAQSAGKLPIDVQKTKVDLMSISGHKMYGPKGIGALYVRRKPRIRLESQMHGGGHERGMRSGTLATHQIVGLGEAAAIAKAEMAEENARIARLRDRLWNGIKDIDETYINGDMEQRFCGNLNVSFNFVEGESLMMALKDLAVSSGSACTSASLEPSYVLRALGLNDEMAHSSIRFSIGRFTTEEDIDYAIEIIHNSIGKLREMSPLWEMFKDGIDLSQVQWAHH; encoded by the coding sequence ATGAAGCTTCCTATCTATTTAGATTATGCCGCAACAACACCTGTTGATCCTCGGGTCGCAGAAAAGATGATGCAGTTTATGACTATGGACGGCGTGTTTGGTAACCCAGCCTCCCGTTCACACCGCTATGGCTGGCAGGCCGAAGAGGCGGTGGATATCGCCCGTGCCCAGGTGGCGGAACTGATCAATGCCGATCACCGCGAAATCGTGTTCACCTCCGGTGCCACCGAGTCAGACAACCTGGCCATCAAGGGTGTGGCTCATTTCTATAACAAGAAAGGCAAGCACATCATCACCAGCAAGACGGAACACAAAGCGGTACTGGATACCTGCCGTCAGCTGGAGCGTGAAGGTTTCGAGGTGACTTACCTTGAGCCGGCCGCAAACGGCATCATTCCCATGGAGCGTCTGGAAGCGGCCATGCGTCCCGACACCATTTTGCTGTCGCTGATGCACGTCAACAACGAAATCGGTGTGATCCATGATATTGATGCCATCGGCGAGCTGTGCCGCAGCAAGGGCATCATTTTCCACGTGGATGCCGCCCAAAGTGCCGGCAAACTGCCAATCGATGTGCAGAAGACCAAGGTGGACCTGATGTCCATTTCCGGTCACAAGATGTACGGCCCCAAGGGTATTGGTGCCCTGTATGTGCGCCGTAAGCCACGTATCCGTCTGGAATCCCAGATGCACGGCGGCGGTCATGAGCGCGGTATGCGCAGCGGTACCCTGGCGACCCACCAAATCGTTGGTCTGGGTGAGGCCGCGGCCATTGCCAAGGCCGAAATGGCGGAAGAAAATGCCCGTATCGCCCGACTGCGCGATCGCCTCTGGAATGGCATCAAGGACATAGACGAGACCTATATCAACGGTGATATGGAGCAGCGCTTCTGCGGTAACCTCAACGTCAGCTTCAACTTTGTTGAGGGTGAATCCCTGATGATGGCCCTGAAAGACTTGGCCGTATCATCCGGTTCCGCCTGTACCTCTGCCAGTCTCGAACCCTCCTATGTGCTGCGCGCACTGGGACTGAATGACGAGATGGCCCACAGCTCGATCCGTTTCTCTATCGGCCGCTTCACCACCGAGGAGGATATAGATTATGCAATTGAAATCATTCACAACTCTATCGGTAAGCTGAGAGAAATGTCACCGCTTTGGGAAATGTTCAAAGACGGTATCGACCTCAGTCAAGTGCAATGGGCACACCACTGA
- the iscU gene encoding Fe-S cluster assembly scaffold IscU — protein MSYSEKVIDHYENPRNVGSFDKNDPNVVTGMVGAPACGDVMKLQLKIDANGIIEDAKFKTYGCGSAIASSSLVTEWVKGKTIEEAAAIKNTDIAEELALPPVKIHCSILAEDAIKAALEDYKSKHGN, from the coding sequence ATGTCTTACAGTGAAAAAGTAATAGATCATTATGAGAATCCCCGTAACGTGGGTTCTTTCGACAAAAACGACCCGAACGTGGTGACAGGCATGGTGGGTGCGCCCGCCTGCGGCGACGTGATGAAGCTGCAGCTGAAGATTGATGCCAACGGCATTATCGAAGACGCCAAGTTCAAGACCTATGGCTGTGGCAGTGCCATTGCCTCCAGTTCGCTGGTGACCGAGTGGGTCAAGGGCAAGACCATAGAAGAGGCTGCGGCCATCAAGAACACCGATATTGCCGAAGAGTTGGCTCTGCCTCCGGTGAAAATCCACTGCTCTATCCTGGCAGAGGACGCCATCAAGGCGGCACTGGAAGACTACAAGTCCAAACACGGCAATTAA
- the iscA gene encoding iron-sulfur cluster assembly protein IscA produces the protein MAITMTPAANERVKAFLANRGKGLGLRLGLKTSGCSGMAYVLEFVDDLNPDDELYEIDGVNIIIDAKSFIYLQGIELDFVKEGLNEGFKFNNPNAKGECGCGESFTV, from the coding sequence ATGGCGATTACTATGACGCCGGCCGCCAATGAAAGGGTAAAAGCCTTTCTGGCCAACAGGGGCAAGGGACTGGGGCTGCGCCTCGGTCTCAAGACCTCTGGTTGTTCCGGCATGGCCTATGTGTTGGAATTTGTTGATGATCTGAACCCTGACGATGAGCTGTACGAGATCGATGGCGTTAACATCATCATAGATGCCAAGAGTTTCATCTATTTGCAAGGCATTGAGCTGGACTTCGTCAAGGAAGGCCTCAACGAGGGCTTCAAGTTCAACAACCCCAATGCGAAAGGGGAATGCGGCTGCGGTGAAAGCTTCACCGTCTGA
- the hscB gene encoding co-chaperone HscB: MNYFELFNFPAAFELDTQALAGRYRELASAVHPDKFAGGSEQEKLLAVSRTAMINDAFQTLKDPVRRAEHLLVLKGVDIRHEIQTVRDTAFLMQQMEWREALEDISHSDDPGREIDALRDSFRDYSAGVTETLKRLLASSVADDWHLAADQLRKLKFMNKLQAELERAEDALFE, translated from the coding sequence ATGAATTATTTCGAGCTGTTTAATTTCCCCGCTGCCTTTGAACTGGATACCCAGGCCTTGGCCGGCCGTTATCGTGAGCTGGCCAGTGCCGTCCATCCGGACAAGTTTGCCGGTGGCAGCGAGCAGGAAAAACTGCTCGCCGTCAGCCGCACCGCGATGATCAACGATGCCTTCCAGACCCTCAAAGACCCGGTACGCCGTGCAGAACACCTGCTGGTGCTCAAGGGCGTTGACATTCGTCATGAAATCCAAACGGTGCGGGACACCGCCTTTTTGATGCAGCAGATGGAATGGCGCGAAGCGCTGGAAGACATCAGCCACAGTGACGATCCCGGTCGTGAGATAGATGCGCTGCGCGACTCCTTCCGCGATTATTCAGCCGGGGTGACCGAGACTCTCAAGCGCCTGCTGGCAAGCAGTGTGGCCGATGATTGGCACCTGGCGGCGGATCAGCTGCGTAAACTCAAATTTATGAACAAGTTGCAAGCGGAGCTAGAACGGGCCGAAGACGCCCTGTTCGAATGA
- the hscA gene encoding Fe-S protein assembly chaperone HscA yields the protein MALLQIAEPGQSAAPHQHRLAVGIDLGTTNSLVAAVRSGEPATLPDAEGRHSLPSIVRYTDEGVEVGYQAEAASAQDPANTIVSVKRFMGRSLKDVLAGEHKFPYDFGTSEQGLPLFNTPQGMVNPVQVSAEILRPLIQRAELTLGGSLEGVVITVPAYFDDAQRQGTKDAAQLLGMKVLRLLNEPTAAAIAYGLDSGQEGVIAVYDLGGGTFDISILRLNKGVFEVLATGGDSALGGDDFDHLLAAHLANQWQLTDDGAVLGRKLLIEARRVKEALTTDAEVVAKLEHQGLSYSTSVQVETFNELIRALVKKTIMACRRTLRDAGIEAADVLQTVLVGGSTRVPLVRSEVEQFFGQAPLTGIDPDRVVAIGAAIQADILVGNKPDTDLLLLDVIPLSLGIETMGGLVEKIVSRNTTIPVARAQEFTTFKDGQTAMAFHVVQGERELVADCRSLARFTLKGIPPLAAGAAHIRVTFQVDADGLLSVTAMEKSSGVKASIQVKPSFGLSDTEIATMLKDSMKHAKDDISRRMLAEQQVEAARVLESLNSALAKDKDLLEQSELDAILTAMGVLAETAKGDDADAISAAIAQVDEQTQEFAAKRMDNSIRTALKGQSVDTI from the coding sequence ATGGCCCTTTTGCAGATTGCTGAGCCCGGACAAAGCGCCGCGCCACATCAACACAGACTCGCGGTCGGTATCGATCTGGGTACCACCAACTCCCTGGTTGCCGCCGTGCGCAGTGGCGAGCCGGCGACCCTGCCCGATGCCGAAGGCAGACATTCATTGCCGTCCATAGTGCGCTACACCGACGAAGGCGTTGAAGTGGGTTACCAGGCCGAGGCCGCCTCGGCCCAGGATCCGGCCAATACCATAGTGTCGGTCAAGCGTTTTATGGGGCGCAGTCTCAAGGATGTGCTGGCCGGTGAGCATAAGTTTCCCTATGACTTCGGCACCAGTGAACAGGGATTGCCCCTGTTCAATACCCCCCAGGGCATGGTCAATCCGGTGCAGGTGTCGGCAGAGATTTTGCGTCCGCTGATCCAAAGGGCTGAGCTGACCCTGGGTGGCAGTCTGGAAGGCGTGGTCATTACCGTACCTGCCTATTTTGATGACGCTCAGCGTCAGGGCACCAAGGATGCCGCCCAGTTGCTGGGCATGAAGGTGTTGCGCCTGCTCAATGAGCCCACGGCTGCGGCCATCGCCTATGGTCTGGACTCGGGTCAGGAAGGGGTGATTGCCGTATACGATCTCGGTGGTGGTACCTTCGATATTTCCATATTGCGCCTGAATAAAGGGGTGTTTGAAGTGCTCGCCACCGGCGGCGATTCGGCCCTTGGCGGTGACGATTTCGATCATCTGCTGGCCGCACACCTGGCGAACCAGTGGCAGCTGACGGATGACGGTGCCGTACTGGGCCGTAAACTGCTCATCGAGGCGCGCCGCGTCAAAGAGGCCCTGACCACAGATGCTGAGGTAGTTGCCAAGCTTGAACACCAGGGCCTGAGCTACAGCACGTCAGTGCAGGTTGAGACCTTCAACGAGCTTATCCGCGCCCTGGTGAAGAAAACCATCATGGCCTGTCGCCGCACCCTGCGCGATGCCGGTATCGAGGCCGCCGATGTATTGCAAACCGTGTTGGTGGGAGGTTCTACCCGGGTACCTTTGGTGCGCTCCGAGGTGGAGCAGTTCTTTGGCCAGGCGCCTTTGACCGGCATAGATCCCGACCGGGTGGTGGCCATAGGTGCCGCTATCCAGGCTGATATTCTGGTGGGGAACAAGCCTGATACCGACCTGTTGCTGCTGGATGTGATCCCCCTGTCTCTGGGGATCGAAACCATGGGCGGTCTGGTGGAGAAAATCGTGTCCCGCAATACCACCATCCCGGTGGCACGGGCCCAGGAATTTACCACCTTCAAGGATGGTCAAACCGCCATGGCCTTCCACGTGGTGCAGGGCGAACGTGAGCTGGTGGCCGATTGCCGCTCCCTGGCGCGCTTTACTCTCAAGGGCATACCGCCATTGGCGGCCGGTGCGGCTCACATCCGCGTCACCTTCCAGGTGGATGCCGATGGCCTGCTCAGCGTTACCGCCATGGAAAAGTCTTCCGGCGTGAAGGCCTCAATCCAGGTAAAGCCGTCATTTGGTCTGTCGGATACCGAAATTGCCACCATGCTCAAGGATTCCATGAAGCATGCCAAGGACGATATCAGCCGCCGTATGCTGGCGGAGCAGCAGGTGGAAGCCGCGCGGGTGCTGGAATCGTTGAACTCGGCACTGGCCAAGGACAAAGACCTGCTGGAACAAAGCGAATTGGACGCCATCCTCACTGCCATGGGTGTGCTTGCCGAAACAGCAAAAGGGGACGATGCCGACGCCATCAGCGCCGCTATCGCCCAAGTGGACGAGCAAACCCAGGAGTTTGCCGCCAAGCGTATGGACAACTCAATCCGCACCGCCCTCAAGGGGCAGTCGGTCGACACTATATAG
- the fdx gene encoding ISC system 2Fe-2S type ferredoxin — protein sequence MPQIVFLPHEELCPDGAVVQAEVGESILDVALRSGIQIEHACEKSCACTTCHVIVREGFNELEPSDELEDDMLDKAWGLEPESRLSCQARVVDADLVVDIPKYTINMVSEG from the coding sequence ATGCCGCAAATCGTATTTCTGCCCCATGAAGAACTGTGCCCCGATGGCGCCGTGGTTCAGGCCGAAGTGGGTGAGAGCATTCTGGACGTGGCACTGCGCAGCGGGATCCAGATTGAGCACGCCTGTGAAAAGTCCTGTGCCTGTACCACCTGTCACGTCATAGTGCGTGAAGGCTTTAACGAGCTGGAACCTTCCGACGAGCTGGAAGATGACATGTTGGACAAGGCCTGGGGCCTGGAGCCCGAGAGCCGTCTTTCCTGTCAGGCCAGGGTGGTGGATGCGGACCTGGTGGTCGACATTCCCAAATACACCATCAATATGGTCAGCGAAGGCTAA
- the rimK gene encoding 30S ribosomal protein S6--L-glutamate ligase: protein MKIAILSQGPTLYSTRRLVEAAEQRGHEVRVINPLECYMNINMRQSSIHIGGEELPQFDAVIPRIGAAITFYGSAVLRQFEMMGVYAVNESVAISRSRDKLRSMQLMSRRGIGLPITGFANKPSDIPDLIDMVGGAPLVIKLLEGTQGIGVVLAETRKAAESVIEAFMGLKANIMVQEYIGEANGADIRCFVLGDKVVAAMKRQAAPGEFRSNLHRGGTASLIRLTPEERSIAVRAAKTMGLNVAGVDLLRSNHGPVVMEVNSSPGLEGIEGATGKDVAGAIIAFIEKQASKGKPAQG from the coding sequence ATGAAGATTGCGATTCTGTCGCAGGGCCCCACACTGTATTCCACCCGCCGTTTGGTGGAAGCCGCAGAGCAGCGGGGCCACGAGGTCAGGGTGATTAACCCGCTCGAATGTTATATGAACATCAATATGCGTCAGTCCAGCATCCATATCGGCGGTGAGGAATTACCCCAGTTTGATGCGGTGATCCCGCGTATCGGTGCGGCCATTACCTTCTATGGCTCCGCCGTATTGCGCCAGTTTGAAATGATGGGGGTGTATGCGGTCAACGAGTCGGTGGCCATTTCCCGCTCCCGTGACAAGTTGCGCTCCATGCAGCTGATGTCCCGCCGCGGCATAGGCTTGCCGATCACAGGTTTTGCCAACAAACCCAGCGATATTCCCGATCTTATCGATATGGTGGGGGGCGCGCCTTTGGTGATCAAACTGCTGGAGGGGACACAGGGTATAGGCGTGGTACTGGCGGAAACCCGCAAGGCGGCTGAAAGCGTCATCGAGGCCTTTATGGGTCTTAAAGCCAACATCATGGTGCAGGAGTACATTGGCGAAGCCAATGGTGCCGATATCCGCTGCTTTGTGCTGGGTGACAAGGTGGTGGCGGCCATGAAGCGCCAGGCGGCGCCGGGGGAGTTTCGCTCCAACCTTCACCGCGGCGGCACCGCCAGCCTGATAAGGCTGACACCGGAAGAACGCTCCATTGCGGTGCGGGCAGCCAAGACCATGGGGCTGAATGTGGCCGGGGTGGATTTGCTGCGTTCCAACCATGGCCCTGTGGTGATGGAGGTCAATTCGTCACCGGGCCTGGAAGGCATTGAAGGTGCCACAGGTAAGGATGTGGCCGGGGCCATTATCGCCTTTATTGAAAAGCAGGCCAGCAAAGGCAAGCCGGCTCAGGGCTGA
- the ndk gene encoding nucleoside-diphosphate kinase, with translation MAIERTFSIIKPDAVAKNHIGAIYNRFESAGLKIVAAKMVHLTKEQAEGFYAEHSERPFFGALVSFMTSGPIMVQVLEGENAVLANREIMGATNPAQAARGTLRADYADSIDENAVHGSDALASAEREIAYFFAADELCPRTR, from the coding sequence ATGGCGATCGAACGCACTTTTTCTATCATCAAGCCTGATGCTGTTGCCAAAAACCACATCGGTGCAATCTACAATCGTTTTGAATCTGCCGGTCTGAAGATCGTTGCAGCCAAAATGGTTCATCTGACCAAAGAGCAGGCTGAAGGTTTCTACGCTGAGCACAGCGAGCGTCCTTTCTTCGGTGCTCTGGTTTCTTTCATGACTTCTGGTCCTATCATGGTTCAGGTTCTGGAAGGTGAAAACGCCGTTCTGGCCAACCGTGAAATCATGGGTGCTACCAACCCAGCTCAAGCTGCCCGCGGTACTCTGCGCGCTGACTACGCTGACAGCATCGATGAGAACGCAGTACACGGTTCTGACGCCCTGGCTTCTGCCGAGCGCGAAATCGCTTACTTCTTCGCTGCCGACGAGCTGTGCCCACGCACTCGCTAA
- a CDS encoding TraR/DksA family transcriptional regulator, producing the protein MSMPNIRHALSQLEASLREELGNQSLPQVAAIATTAPLSDIINTLTDLHLSETPLFERLLRLDAAWCQLDLGLYGLCADCEEPIEADRLLADPSEQRCATCADHFHMGHRHELRLNH; encoded by the coding sequence GTGAGCATGCCAAACATCAGACACGCACTGTCACAGCTAGAAGCGTCACTCAGGGAAGAGCTTGGTAACCAGTCACTACCGCAGGTGGCCGCCATAGCGACCACGGCTCCACTGAGCGATATCATCAACACCCTGACAGATCTCCATCTGAGCGAAACGCCATTGTTCGAGCGCCTGTTGCGCCTGGACGCCGCCTGGTGTCAGTTGGATTTGGGACTCTATGGCCTGTGTGCCGACTGTGAAGAGCCCATTGAAGCGGATCGTTTACTGGCTGATCCTTCGGAGCAGCGCTGCGCGACCTGCGCCGACCACTTCCACATGGGGCACAGACACGAGCTCAGGCTCAATCACTGA